Below is a window of Mycolicibacterium chitae DNA.
GCGCGCGCGAATCGCCCTGCGTCAGCAGCAGATCGCCAACAGGATGCTGGGGTAGCAGATGACCGGATTGCTTGCAGACAAGGTAGTGGTGATCAGCGGTGTCGGCCCCGCGCTGGGGACGACGCTGGCGCGGCGCTGCGCGGAGGCCGGCGCCGACCTGGTGCTGGCCGCCCGCACGGTCGAGCGACTCGACGACGTCGCCAAGCAGGTCGCCGACACCGGCCGCCGGGCGCTGGCCGTGGGCACCGACATCACCGACGATGCGCAGGTGCAGAACCTGGTCGAGACCGCCATGCAGACCTACGGCCGGGTGGATGTGGTGATCAACAACGCGTTTCGGGTGCCCTCGATGAAACCGTTGGCCGACACCACCTTCGAGCACATGCGCGAGGCCATCGAGCTCACGGTGTTCGGCGCGCTGCGGCTGATCCAGGGCTTCACCCCGGCCCTGGCCGAGGCCAAGGGGTCGGTGGTCAACGTCAATTCGATGGTCGTGCGCCACTCACAGGCCAAGTACGGGGCCTACAAGATGGCGAAGTCCGCGCTGCTGGCCATGTCACAGTCGCTGGCCACCGAGCTGGGGGAGCAGGGCATCCGGGTGAATTCCATTCTGCCCGGCTATATCTGGGGCGGCACGCTGGAGGGCTACTTCAACCACCAGGCCGGCAAGTACGGCACCACCGTCGACGACATCTACCGCGCGGCGGCCGCGGCCTCCGACCTCAAGCGACTCCCGACCGAGGACGAGGTGGCCTCGGCGATCCTGTTCATGGCCAGCGATCTGGCCAGCGGCATCACCGGCCAGGCCCTGGACGTCAACTGCGGGGAGTTCAAGGCATGACGCCGCGCACCAACGTCGGCACGGTCGAGGACCTGCACGCCTCGGCCATCAAGGCCGTCGGACTCGACGACTTCGGCAACGACGACGACAACTACCGCGAGGGCCTGGCCGTGCTGCTGGAGTCCTATCAGCGCGACGAGAACCTCACCGAGTTCGGCAGCAAGATGTGCCGGTTCTTCCTGCGCAACGCGCTGGTGGCCCGGCTGATGTCCGAGGCGGCGTGGAAGCAGCATCCCCAGCACGCCGACGTCGCGATCGAACGCCCGATCTTCGTCACCGGACTGCCCCGCACCGGCACCACCGCCCTGCATCGGCTGCTCACCGCCGACCCCGCCCACCAGGGCCTCGAGCTGTGGCTGGCGGAGTTCCCGCAGCCCCGCCCGCCCCGGGAGACCTGGGCGGACAACCCGGTGTTCCAGCAGCTCGACGCCCAGTTCGCCAAGGCGCACAACGAGGATCCGGAATACCTCGGCCTGCACTACATGACCGCGGACGAGGTCGAGGAGTGCTGGCAGCTGCTGCGGCAGTCGCTGCACTCGGTGTCCTACGAAACCCTGGCGCACGTGCCCAGCTACGCGCAGTGGCTGTCCCGCCAGGACTGGACCAAGCCGTATCAGCGGCACCGTAAGAACCTGCAGCTGATCGGGCTCAACGACATCGAAAAGCGTTGGGTGCTCAAGAATCCCAGCCACCTGTTCGCCCTCGACGCGCTGCTGGCCACCTACCCCGATGCGCTCGTGGTGCAGTGCCACCGACCGGCCGAGACCATCATGGCCTCGATGTGTTCGCTGTCCGCGCACACCACCGCGGGCTGGTCGAATGTCTTTGTCGGCGAACAGATCGGCGCGGACAACCTGGAGACCTGGTCGCGCGGGCTGGAATTGTTCAACGCCGAACGCGCCAAGCATGATCCAGCGCAGTTCTGCGACATCGACTACGCCGACTTCGTCAAGGACCCTCTCGGGACCGTCGCCGGGATCTATACGCACTTCGGCATCGAACTCTCCGACGCCGCGCGGCAGGCGATGCGCGATATGCACGACGAGAGTCAGCGGGGTCCGCGCTCACCGAAGCACACCTACTCGCTGGCGGATTACGGGCTGACGGCCGAGCAGGTCCGGGAGCGTTTCGCCGGGCTCTGAGTCACGGCTGCAGGAACGGGTTGGCGCGGCGCTCGACGCCGATGGTGCTCTGCGGGCCGTGCCCGGGCAGCACCTGCGCGCGGTCGTCGCGCACCAGCAGCTTTCCAATGATCGAACTGAGCAGGTGATTGCCGCTGCCGCCCTCGAAGTCGGTGCGGCCCACGCTGCCGTTGAACAGGGTGTCCCCGGTGAACAACAGGTCGGGATGCTGCGGATCGGTCACCCGGAACGTCACCGATCCCGGCGTGTGCCCGGGCGTGTGATCCACCGTCACATGGATCCCGCCGAGGGTCAGGCTGCTGCCGTCGGAGAGTCCCACCACCTGCTCGGGTTCGGAGCAGAACGCGCCCACCATCTTCTGCACCAGCCGCGGTGCCACGCCCCGGATCGGATTGACCAGCATCGGTCGATCCGCCACGTGGACGCACGTCGGGATGGCGTAGTGGTCCGACAACCGCTGCGCGTTCCAGACGTGGTCGAGGTGGCCGTGGGTCAGCAGGACGGCCCGCGGCGCCAGGCGGTTTCGGCGGACCAGGTCGCGCACCTTGCCGGCCGCCCCGTCGCCGGGGTCGATGATCAACGCCTCCCGGTCCGCATGGTGAAAGACCAAGTAGCAGTTGGTCCGTACCCAGCCGGTCTCGAAGCGCAGGATCTCCAGCTGGCCGAAGCGCTGACGGTCGGTCACCGATGCTCCCGGCGGAAACGTCTCAGCCGTCGCCCGGCGACGGGGCGCTGGAGACGGCCTCGAGGCAGCCCTCGGCGATCGCGTGCTTGATGCTGTCGCTCAGCCGCGGGCACGCGCGCATCGGGGCGCGCTGACCGTCGGCGCGGGCCTCGGCGAACACCGCGCACCGCTGTACTGCCTCGGAGTTCCATTGCACGGCAGTGTATTCCGGCCCCAGCTTCTTGACCTCGACGGTGGCGTGACAGAACCGGCAGTCCACCGGCGCCAATCCCGAGGTCAGGTACCGGTCGCGGTCGGCGGCGGTGGCGGCGCGCACCGCCGCGGCGCGGGCCGGGTCGGAGGCGAAACTCGGTGCCTTGCTCCAAGACCCGGCCGGGGCGTCACCGTCATCGGGGCCGTGGCCGTGGTGGTGATCGTGCTCGTCGTCGTCGTGACCGCCGTGCAAGAGGACCATCGACCGCGCGAGGCCGTCGACGTCAGGGGTCCCCTTGCCCGAACTCATCCAGAGACCTCGGAGGTCTGCTGTTCCTTGGCCTCGGCCTGCCGCCGCAGGTTCTCCTCGACCTCCACGTGCCACTTCTCGTTGGCGGCGGTGGTGTCCACCTCGAGTTCGAAACGGTCCGTCATCTCCGCGGTGACGTCGGCGACGTCGACGTAGAACTGCTGATACCAACGTCGCATCTGATAGACGGCGCCGTCCTCCTCGACCAGCAGTGGGTTGTCGATGCGGGTCTTGTGCTTCCAGATCTCCACATCCTGCAGGAAGCCCTTGCTGACGCCTTCGGTGAAGGCGTCGGCCAGCTTCTCGGAGGTGGCGTCGTCGAGGCCCTTGGGCTTCTCGACGATGACGCCCCACTGCAGCACGAACGAGTCCTGGGTCACCGGGTAGTGGCAGTTGATCAGGATCGACTCGGCCTTGAAGTCGCCGTAGGTGTTGTGCAGCCAGTTGATCATGAACGACGGGCCGAAGTACGACGCCTCCGAGTCCAGCTTCGCGTCGCCGTAGGCGGTGCCCATGTCGTTGATGTCGGGGCGGCCCACGTTGTGCAGGTACTGCGACGCGACGTGGCCCTCGAAGACGTTCTTGAAGTACGTCGGCAGGCCGAAGTGGATGTAGAAGAAGTGCGCCATGTCGGTGACGTTGTCGATGATCTCGCGGCAGTTGGAGCCCTCGATCAGCAGCGAGTTCCACTTCCAGTCGGTCCAGTCGCCGCTGGCCCACTCGGGGATCTCGGGGATCCGCACCTCGGGCTGCGGCGGGTTGCCCTCGTGGTCGTGCCAGACGAACAGCAGGCCGCCGCGGGTGTCGGTGTGCCAGGCGCGGGTGCGGGCCAGCCGCGGCGTGCGCTTGGCGTAGGGGACCAGCTTGCACTTGCCGTCGCCGCCCCACCGCCAGTCGTGGAACGGGCAGGCCACCTCGTCGCCCTTGAT
It encodes the following:
- a CDS encoding Rieske 2Fe-2S domain-containing protein, whose amino-acid sequence is MTTETAHSGIREIDTGTLPDRYARGWHCLGPVKSFLDGKPHSVEIFGTKLVVFADSAGELNVLDGYCRHMGGDLSQGTIKGDEVACPFHDWRWGGDGKCKLVPYAKRTPRLARTRAWHTDTRGGLLFVWHDHEGNPPQPEVRIPEIPEWASGDWTDWKWNSLLIEGSNCREIIDNVTDMAHFFYIHFGLPTYFKNVFEGHVASQYLHNVGRPDINDMGTAYGDAKLDSEASYFGPSFMINWLHNTYGDFKAESILINCHYPVTQDSFVLQWGVIVEKPKGLDDATSEKLADAFTEGVSKGFLQDVEIWKHKTRIDNPLLVEEDGAVYQMRRWYQQFYVDVADVTAEMTDRFELEVDTTAANEKWHVEVEENLRRQAEAKEQQTSEVSG
- a CDS encoding SDR family oxidoreductase, which gives rise to MTGLLADKVVVISGVGPALGTTLARRCAEAGADLVLAARTVERLDDVAKQVADTGRRALAVGTDITDDAQVQNLVETAMQTYGRVDVVINNAFRVPSMKPLADTTFEHMREAIELTVFGALRLIQGFTPALAEAKGSVVNVNSMVVRHSQAKYGAYKMAKSALLAMSQSLATELGEQGIRVNSILPGYIWGGTLEGYFNHQAGKYGTTVDDIYRAAAAASDLKRLPTEDEVASAILFMASDLASGITGQALDVNCGEFKA
- a CDS encoding MBL fold metallo-hydrolase; this encodes MTDRQRFGQLEILRFETGWVRTNCYLVFHHADREALIIDPGDGAAGKVRDLVRRNRLAPRAVLLTHGHLDHVWNAQRLSDHYAIPTCVHVADRPMLVNPIRGVAPRLVQKMVGAFCSEPEQVVGLSDGSSLTLGGIHVTVDHTPGHTPGSVTFRVTDPQHPDLLFTGDTLFNGSVGRTDFEGGSGNHLLSSIIGKLLVRDDRAQVLPGHGPQSTIGVERRANPFLQP
- a CDS encoding sulfotransferase family protein, whose translation is MTPRTNVGTVEDLHASAIKAVGLDDFGNDDDNYREGLAVLLESYQRDENLTEFGSKMCRFFLRNALVARLMSEAAWKQHPQHADVAIERPIFVTGLPRTGTTALHRLLTADPAHQGLELWLAEFPQPRPPRETWADNPVFQQLDAQFAKAHNEDPEYLGLHYMTADEVEECWQLLRQSLHSVSYETLAHVPSYAQWLSRQDWTKPYQRHRKNLQLIGLNDIEKRWVLKNPSHLFALDALLATYPDALVVQCHRPAETIMASMCSLSAHTTAGWSNVFVGEQIGADNLETWSRGLELFNAERAKHDPAQFCDIDYADFVKDPLGTVAGIYTHFGIELSDAARQAMRDMHDESQRGPRSPKHTYSLADYGLTAEQVRERFAGL